The genomic interval TTAAACGGTATTTATGAGGCTATCTACCATTCAGTACCAATGGTGTGTATTCCATTCAGCGGGGATCAATTTAACAACGCAAAACGCGTCTCAATGCGGAATCTTGGAACGAAAATTGAAGCTCAACATCTAACTTCAGTTATTCTGTATGACGCAATTAAGGAAGTTCTAAGTAATCCTATGTGagtattatattaggcctacatttatttttaggcctacataagcATCATTAAGGATCGCATAAGAGTACTTAATAGTGCAATTGCAATACGATCGAAAATTACTCAAATGCATAACTCCGAAACCGTATATGTAGCCTGCAGGTTTGATATACATAGTTAAGTTCCTTGCTTTTCTGAATAACTGATTGCTTTGGCGGACCAATTTTCCAAGTTTACAAACAAAGTTAGTGCAGACCAGCTGATTATTCTACACTAACTTTATTAACGTAGCGTAGACCAGTTGAGTAATCTACACTAACTTAGTTACAAACTTGGAAACGTTTTCCAAAGTTTACTATCGTAGAGTTGTCAAGTTGAGTATTCTACACTAACTTATTTTGCAAACTTGAAAACGTTTTCCAAAGTTTACTACCGTGATGTAGACCAGTTGAGTATTCTACACTAACTTAATTTACAAAATTGGAAACATTTCCAATGTTTACTACCGAGGTGCAGATCAGTTTAGTAATCTACACTAACTTAGTTTACAAACTTGGAAACGTTTTGCAAAGTTTACTAACGTACCGTAGTGTAGACCAGTTAAGTAATCTACACTAACTTAGTCTGAAAACTTGGAAACGTTTTCCAGAGTTTACTACCGTAGTGTAGACCAGGTTAGTAATCTACACTAACTTAGTTTGCAAACTTGGAAACGTGTTACGATGCTTACTACCGCCATTAGTGCAGACCAGTTGAGTAGTCTAGGCCTACACTAACTTAGTTTTTGCAGTTAACTGAAGCTTATCAACTGATCTACACTAGCGAACTATtagcattttatttttcatttcgtGGTAAGCACTACATTAAAGActttcattttaatttctttcagATACAAGAAAGAGATAAAATACAGATCAGAAATTCTTCGAAATAAGAACATGCCAGCCCCACAGAGGGCGGCCTACTGGATCGAGCACGTAGCTAAACAAAAGTATGATAACAGCCACACATCTATGATACACAATGTCTGGGATAACTATATGATAAGCATATGGATGAGACTTTTATTCGCAATAGTTTTAATTTTCATTGCTTTGCTATTTGGTTTAAaagtacttttatttttttgtaggaAATGTGGTTATAGGCCGCCCAATATATTTAATCGGATTCGTCGAAAGCTGGCTTTAAGACGAATCCTTTTAAAGTATTCCCCTTAGATACatatatttataggcctattgtaaacCATGCAAATGTTTGCGTAGCTTAGAGCAAGTTAATGAAATGTGCGCAGCGGGGTAAACATCTTTCATAATGATCactaaataatatttactgCTAAACTACGCACGCGCGCACAAAATATGACGTCAGcaaagtacagtatttacacAGTGTATGGTacttaaatttaaagtttatttatgcaaacaattttcaaacaaaattcaaattatatttatgttttacttATATTTATCGTGACAGAAGTATTCTGTGATTAGCATGATCGCATTTGTTGAGAGCGCGTTCaaacattgataataatgtCACTGGGTTTGTCCGCGCGCGTACAGTTTTGTGCTTCTTCGTGTCGTATCTCTCACACAGTGCTTTTAGGTAATATTATTGTTTCGTTGTGTTTCGTAAAAcgaaaaaatgtataatgtataagaatatattttttttaaacaggctGAACAAGCTTTACAGTGTATTACAGTACTAGTTAAGATGTACCGTAAAGCAATTTGTGAGTCCATTATCTCTATGTGCAATGAAGTATCGAATTTGGCTTGAAATGACCCTCCATTTATGCCAAGAATTTCAAATGTACAGCGGGAGCTTAAATACACCAAGGAGGCCATGCCATTTAGGCCTGTTGGTAACTATGTACAAAAATGCGCTTTTAGGGCTGAACTTTAACTCTTGCCATATTTAGAAATTGTAGATTGATGAGAAATGAAAAATACACTTCCATgtattacagtaatattatgCGCAATGTTTTCGTGGTGGATCTAGAAATGGAAGCTCTTCCTTCACTTTTCTGTGATTTTgctaaatgttaattttacaaaaacaatctCTGATGATAGAAATGAAGGCATAATACGAATTGCCGGATTAAATTAAGACGTGAAATTTACGACTACGTAAGCCGATGTGCGTATAAATGTATAgttaaaattaacataacatTATATAAATCTCATGAACTACGTCATAACGGTtagaatcaatttatttaagTTATTTTCAGTTAGCGAATGAATCTACGAGATATTGTAACAAATTGAAATGTCACAAAACctaaatatgataattatttagATGACATAAATGTGATTTTGAGATAGCAGACGACAATTTGTGGAGGGAAAGTAGTTGAGATTAAGGTTTAAGATATTTCAATTATTGTTTTTCCTTTAAGAAGGGAGATAAaaccaatgagaatttaaataaacgtgagatgaactcacacaagacaaaaaaaaaagaagggaGATAAAACATGAAATCAGGTGTTTAAGGTCACAATGGTTTTAAagataactatttaaaaatgctGATTTCGATAAAGTGGATGACGCTGTCATGACGTAGTAGTTTTGTGCAAATACCGCAATaagcaaataaaataaatgtataaaaatatgaaaatatttctAATATTCTGTTTTGTATTTTGTGCTGTTGCGTGAGaagaaatattgttttgttCGCATTATAGTtggtttttgtttataataaaatctGGTATTCGTCACGGAATAAACTAAAAGATTGCAATTATCAATATATTCCGGGTGTTGTTGCAAAATGAAACGATTTCAGTAGATTTACAATTACGTATATTCTATATGTATACTTCTTTCGAAAATTGTTTCGATAGCTCGGAGTTGAGTACAGGTATAATAATCCGAAAGATGAGTTGATGAATGATCAGCAGGCCTATCTTTTAGACAATACGGCATTGATAAAAACATTTgggcacacatggcgtgtcatacataCTTGAACTGGAacgaacaaggccatatacatggctgcagtcgcgtgctcaaattttagttagtgtttaccgaccgaccaaccgacatagtgagatATAGAATCGCGTTTGCACGCAACTAAAAATCAAAAGAATACTGAAAAAAATActgacaacataaaaaaaaaccagaaagtTTGGAAAATCATTTTAACGACTGAATATTAGTGCGCATTCTGAAGGAAAGATGGAAGCGGCAAGGAATAGCTCATGAGAATGACAACTTTGGTTTAGGAACTTTAATGGTGAAACTATCAACGGATGAATAGAGACCACGGATACACGCAAAATCATGGAATAATACGAAATAGAAACATTTTCAGAAATTCATAGATGTTTATTCTGTGTAGACTACAGTAACAATATACCAaatcaagaaatatttaaaactatttttaaagaGCGCAGTTTGGAAAACCATGTGCTCAAagtataaatacagtaaaataaattgtacataTCTTAATAGTTATTTCAGTCATAGTATACAAATTAAATCACatcaaaaataaatcaattaagtAAAATTAAAAGTACTGTGCGATCCATATTGTGATATTTCTTGTGTTGACCATCTAGTGTACAATGTATTTTGAATTAATAGGCTACAAATTAGAATTCGAAAAACATTTCGATAGGTGTCTTAATCTTTGGTTACACCAGCAGTTATATTAAGCCTATCTCTTTTATTCTTCCGATTTACTTGGTAAAGGGAAAAACCCCAAACCTTCTAAATTGGAATTCTTCTTCTTACAATGAGTTCTCAACTGGAGTAAGTAGTAAGACAATACGTGGTGagaatttatgttttatgtcTTATCAATTCCAGTGATTGTAGATCTTTATTATTGCTTTCGAGTTTCAACGAAAAAACGATTAATATTTACAGATTTCAAGATAGCAAGGTATTAAAATAGCAAGGCTGTCGGGGTATGAATTACAGAATAAATATACCAAAGGTGGCTGGCACAAACCgctaaagaaaagaaagaaaccGATTAAAGAGTTACGAAAAAAGCAGTGTTATTAACTGGCGAGTAACACTATCACCAAATAAAATTAGTGTTATTAATTGTCGAGTAACACTACCACCAACAGAAAGCAGTGTTAGCAATTAGCGAGTAACACTATTTATTAGAAAGAAAAGCAGTGTTATCGATTGGTGAGTAACTATCAAAGAAAACAGTGTTATCGTTTGGCAAGTAAcactattaaaaaagaaaagcaGTGTTATCGATTGGCAAGTAACACTATCAAAGAAAAATCAGTGTTATCGAATGGCGagtaacaatattaaaaaagaaagcaGTGTTATCAATTGGCGAGTAAAcactattaaaaaagaaaagcaGTTTTATCGATTAGCAAGTAAcactattaaaaaagaaaagcaGTGTTATCGATTGGTAAGTAACACTATCAAAGAAAAATCAGTGTTATCGATTAAAAACTGTGTTTGTCAATCACAGTTTTTGGCATAGAAGGGCAATACAATTTGTGACAACCAAACATTTGTGCATTTCTTTCCAAACTATATTACTCCTAAATATCGTAAAATACACTAAGATTAGAAAAATATTCACATCACTTGAACACATAGAATAAGTATAATGGCTAAAATGCGTTTACATTACTATACCTCcacataaaaacatcattttttaacaaaacatagataaaaaaatatgttaaaaaagcaaaaattgaaaaataatgtaTCGTATATTTTCTCTGGGCTTTTACCCGAAGATGAAAGTGTTGTGTGTTGGCCTGTAAATAAATGGGTCGTCTGAAAATGGGCTTATAAACGAAGATGAACATGTAGTGTGTTGGCTTACACCTACATTAATGAATTTGGGATGGGCTCATAAATGagtataaacataattatgttgGATGAATTTGGGAATGAGCTTATAAACACGGATGAAAATGTGCGTTTGTCAACACAAATCAGTTGGGAATAGGCTTATAAACAAGGATGAAAATGTGTGTTTGTCAACACGTATCAGTTGGGAATGGGCTTATAAACAAGGATGAAAATGTGTGTTAGCCAACACGAATCAGTTGGGGATGGGGTTAAAAATGAGGATGAAAATGAGTGTTTGCCTACATGGATCAATTGGGGATGGGCTTATAAACGAAGATGAAAATATCGTGTTGACCTAGACCTACATAGTAATTCTAACCTTTGGTAGTTTTTATGATACAGTAATGGAAATCTATTTGTCCATACCTGCGGTGTTATCTACAGTAAGATGACAATTAAATAGACCAACTTCAAACAGCTAGTAAAGCaaacaaattgatttaaaaacatgtCCGATAACTTCATACCTAgaagttgttaaattaaatgatatttCTAAAATTGAATGCTTGCCACACACAGTGTGGATCATTTTTTCATTGtagtttccataaaaacatacCCACAtgctaaataataatttgtagaCTGGCctgaacaaatttatttatagagTTCTGAAAAACCACTTGTATTAGAAAGCATAATTTTCAGACAGTAGACAATAATTTAACAGACCATGAAAAGTTGAATGTGCATTCCGTTCCACAACAGTTATGGCCTGTGTTTACTCTGTGTCAACTACACACCATTTATTGCAGTGATTGCCTCATAAACTCGAACATACATTATTGCAGTACAAAatctagttactgcagtagaatcattttgaTATGGTCTCCAAAAAGACATTATACAACATACCAACATACACATTCCACAGTTAAATTACCATCTACAGTCCTGCAAAAAGCTTTCTTTAGTCCTACACCTAAGTGcaatatttttcataaaaaacatttttgttttagacTTATAATTTGGGAGGGGGCGGGGGACTATCTACCCTGATACCTGAATGTTCTGTTCATTGTATCCTCTATTGATATCTGTATCACTGACTATAATTCCGTTCTTGAGACGATATGATTACAAAGGTTATAGTGATGAAGTATGTAAAAAACTAgcgaaaataaaaatataaaaatcgtAGTAGACGTTTCCACCGCTGAATTTGTTGGGTTGCCATTATTAAAAACCATCTGCTCTGCGTAATACCTAGCAACctgaaaaaacagaaatgttcTTAAAACATACTagattttttgtaaaattatcgCAAAATCAGCAGatttttcaatatattatgCTGGTACTAGTATGGTTTATCACGTTTTTGGTAAACACAGTGTAACATATGTTTCAAAATATggtgttgacaaaattaaaaatcagTATTGAGTAGTGCATACTGTAGCCGTATTTATCTTAAGtgtatttattttcagagaACACTTTTTCATGATATGAGTGAGAGGCAATACATTAGGATGTCcccagtttaaaaaaaaaattggtaggaaaaaaataatgacaCTAGAATTACACAGTATtggcttttattttattatttttattccaccttatttatagagggaatattctagaataagagtatgttttgatttaagaaaccatgtataattaataagaacaatcaggaacattccagaggtgctattaatagaaactgtaatccaatagaataagaagtataaggaatgatctagaaggttatgaacatattgtatataaggggaagtatgacaattgtaTGAGGGGAGAAGGATATTTAATTGAAGCAAGATAAATCTTGCATAACATTTgtttactgtatacaaataatgaatgtttataaattggatggtgagaatatttcatgagttaaaAAATTGACTACTACAACGCGGAGTCGAGTAGAATGGGACGGCAAGAACAATAAGTTGATTTTCTAACGCGATCAGTTAacaatttctaaaaatgtttacaaaaacatGCATTAGAGCACATTAATTATCAccattaaataaatatcacttTTCCATTCGGTAGGGCTAATTCTAAGTGACACATAATgcataattaaccaatcaaatccATCAGAAGCCATCTAGGTCACTTAGTACTCAAATTACAGACAACTCAAGTACAAATTCTGGGAAGATTACTTCcaaatgtcaaaataataatGCTGGACCTAATGGATCTTTTAGACTAATTATTTCTTCGAAAACGGTGATTGTTCTGAGTAGTACTAAAAATAATCATGCCAAAGTGTCTACTCTGAATACATTGTGTGTTCTAGGACTGAGTCTAGGTctatatatataccgtataaataaataatgaataaaagcATAGACAAATTTCTATGCTTTGTTTATACTCGAGCACCAAATTCAATAAAGCtaattcccactagaacgcaactcaatgacgtattgacgcaaagtgctgtattgcgtaatcacaagtgggaaccgacaacgcatcagtgctgcaaacatcgcaggtttgattttacGCAGGcaggggcaaacacaattattggattTAACGTTTTGTAagctgcgtcgctagtgggaagcAGTACAGTTGGTTAACGCACATAAACTGGACAGATCAGACAGTGAAATTGCATCGATTCAATGAATTATGATTAAGACACAGAATTTATACATTAAGTCTCAtctacactttatgtgacaaaaatatgtgatgtgcccatatatggacgatgatgatgtcatatcactaccatatttgggcacatcacactttttgtaaaactagtttatagtgtagagagagcttaagCCATACCAGCCAAATTACACTGTTAATAATATTCACTTTTCTAtaatcatttcaaaataattttccTGTACTTACCTCCCTGTTCGGATTCACTCCGTTAAAATAATACACCATGCACTGCTCGTTGTCTGGTGTTGCATTAAAAGCGCCACCCCATATCTGGTGACACATATTGGATGCAGAACCAAACGTTTCCTCAAACGTACGACAGGTAGTGCCCGCTGGACATACATTTACACCTGAGAAATAAAACTAAAtctgtctaaagctctgtctacactatcaaactagtttgacaaaaaaaggtgtgatgtgcccaaatatggcagtgatatgcttaaatatggtattgatatgacatcatgtggCACATCAAAGTTTGAAAGCCGTTTTGAAAGGGGTACCAGCAAGAACAAATAATTGGCAACAATGCATAAAAGGGAAACAGGAAAACTATACATCAACACAATTTATCATGttaataaagatttgattttaGGAAACTAAAAAAGTAGaattaaactctgtctacactaccgaATTTTACGCGACAATATATCATATCATTACCTTATTTGGGAACACCAATTtctttgttgtcaaactagataatgtagacagagcttaagattcttaattttaaaaggGCCACTATTGAAAAGCGCAATTGTTATTTGTACTACGTACCAGTTGACCAATCCCAGCCCTTAGTCCAATTTTCCATACAAGTCGTATCATAACGACACGCATCCCACCATGCATTGCACTCGCTTTCACATAAAGGTATGCCTTTATAACGTTCATTTCGAATTGAAATATTGTGctgtaaatgaaaaaaagaaaatttggtTAATTTACAATTAAAGTACACCTTTGTCATATTTTCACCTAGatatttatgtactgtataaaacaaTGTATGGTTGTTGTCTATTGTACTTTTCATAGCAtacgtcgtgaggtggtttcccgatttatcgtacgatcaaaacggtgccgagtatgatcaactagcgttcgtgttcccacctaatcatccattcatagaagtactgatgaagatatcaatctgtggcgacaatagaatggacccgagacctggctatcttcgacttttaaataatagaaagttttgaAAATTTTCTTAGGCTATAAATGTACGTTGTATGAtgtgtatgtttattttaaaaaatggttgtaGTTTTCTAAATTACATTGTACAAGTTGTGATAAgaaaactgttatttgatcgttAGTTGACGTGTTGACAATTATATAAATAGAATAATATTTGTTAGTAAAACTTTTAATAAGagtaaagatataaggaagaaaagcaaagagatcatggagcggctgtaccagaatatacaacactaagtaaagtaaaaaactaaaaaatttaggcgatcttgtcaaaggtcaagcgccttcagcctgccacgtttcgatattcaatattgaacttcaCCTTTACATTTTTCATTGTCACAACAAATTGTTGTGTAATTTATGTATGCCTAGTCACAGTCCATCATGCTAATAGCAAAACAAAATGTCCCTCTAGGTAATGATTAGTAAGACTCGATTAAAATGACAGTTGAACAAAGAAAACTCCCAAAAATGGTAGGCATTGTGTGAAGCTGTCGTATGTCGAATATCCTAGTGCCCTCTATATGCCAATGATAGTCGTAAGAATTTCAAGGAACATATTTACCACTAGTCTTAACAATAGACACTTATTACGCCTTTCATATCACCTAGAAAACCAAGGTTTACACAAACTGAAACACAAACCATACAAAACCCTTGTGTTGACGCCATTGAGTGTAAACTCTGGTCGGATTGCAATAAAGGTCTTAAGTCCAACATGAAATTCTTGGCAATGGTGGTCTTACAATTAAGACCATTGTAATATGAAGTCTAAGCCTAAGACTATCAGCAATGTGGTTTAAGCCTCCTCTAGGTAGGCTTACGATGAACGCGAGCGCAAGAGGCTACCTAAGCTAGCTAGTAATATCATGATGAAACTACTTGCTTTAAAAACTACTGTGCATTGATTTCATATTACAATGGTCTTAATTGTAAGACCATTGTTGCCAAGGGTTTCATCTTGTGCTTAAGTCTAAGACTAGGCTTAAAAACTTTATTGCAATCTGCCCCAGGAGTTTCGCTAAGTGAAAGGGGTTAACAAAATACAGTAAGCTAGCCCTTGAAAAATTGTAGGCTTACCGGTACGAGCCAAGGGCCTATGTTCGGTGAACATTCATAGAAGCATAGATCGTGGGTTAAAAAATCTG from Antedon mediterranea chromosome 5, ecAntMedi1.1, whole genome shotgun sequence carries:
- the LOC140050377 gene encoding folate receptor gamma-like, encoding MLIGHNSFTKDLDLRLTFLLTVYLSNSYAVEDTVDDYLNRCLDGVNHKTKPGPESSLFSKCSKYKELSCCTEETTKGLHDSDSWLNFNWHHCGELSSACTDFLTHDLCFYECSPNIGPWLVPHNISIRNERYKGIPLCESECNAWWDACRYDTTCMENWTKGWDWSTGVNVCPAGTTCRTFEETFGSASNMCHQIWGGAFNATPDNEQCMVYYFNGVNPNREVARYYAEQMVFNNGNPTNSAVETSTTIFIFLFSLVFYILHHYNLCNHIVSRTEL